In one window of Arachis ipaensis cultivar K30076 chromosome B06, Araip1.1, whole genome shotgun sequence DNA:
- the LOC107648702 gene encoding phosphatidate phosphatase PAH1 isoform X1 yields MNVVGKVGSLITQGVYSVATPFHPFGGAVDVIVVQQQDGTFRSTPWYVRFGKFQGVLKGAEKFVRINVNGVEANFHMYLDNSGEAYFIKEVDDDKDVESSVADEDAGQSDFTHVHRLDHSISDSGVLRLKANDRPQIQRVESDLDRRYYELQDDEPGVDGSFELSEYGSNRYDNPNGENGLDSHGSHPEVVLVSVDGHMMTAPICGSEQNDEENVQLKNPQFHLGPAEGTEFCEGNEFTSDENAWAADYIRKLDDSTDDVPSCSYNRNGGDMTSEIVAKVHQREEVHVRYAEATLVIKDQENYVQSDTEEVASGLRRETVFKSCLALDQFGQQDENADSEDEGSPVKVQKSADEYNANCSVGNENAQEYIKSPCSIDELSPLSRPTYSDENGSTKVELGGVQEVDDKASVHVDTDSGSHSVTNDNETEGNDELIENSVLTDGVDDSKQIPALDDANNLSEEIEPQPTTSNDEDQSYYGLGFEISLCGHELKVGMGSVAAAETFDAHRISAEEFRASAPLIIKNENLVVKFRERYLLWEKAAPLILGMAVFGLDSPVNPDDTIPVEQGDALSRDGDAGSASSGRKWRLWPIPFRRVKTLEHSTSNASSDEIFVDTESELQSSLLDPSPKSYNPGSPHKQFVRTNVPGNEQIASLNLKEGQNLVTFSFSTRVLGTQQVDAHIYLWKWDAKIVISDVDGTITKSDVLGQFMPLVGKDWSQSGVARLFSAIKENGYQLLFLSARAIVQAYLTRNFLLNLKQDGNTLPNGPVVISPDGLFPSLYREVIRRAPHEFKIACLEDIKRLFPADYNPFYAGFGNRDTDELSYRKIGIPKGKIFIINPKGEVAISQRIDSKSYTSLHTLVNDMFPPTSLVEHEDFNSWNYWRVPIPDINDN; encoded by the exons ATGAATGTGGTGGGAAAAGTTGGAAGCTTGATCACACAAGGTGTCTATTCAGTTGCTACCCCTTTTCATCCCTTTGGTGGTGCTGTTGATGTCATTGTTGTTCAGCAACAAGATGGTACATTTCGGAGCACGCCGTGGTATGTTCGGTTTGGTAAATTCCAGGGTGTTCTTAAAGGCGCTGAAAAGTTTGTTCGTATAAATGTCAATGGGGTTGAAGCAAACTTCCATATGTATCTTGACAATTCAGGAGAGGCTTATTTTATAAAGGAGGTGGATGATGATAAGGACGTTGAGTCAAGTGTGGCTGATGAAGATGCAGGTCAATCTGATTTTACTCATGTCCATAGACTTGACCATAGTATCTCTGATTCGGGGGTGCTTCGGTTAAAGGCTAATGATCGACCTCAAATACAAAGGGTGGAATCTGATCTTGATAGGAGATATTATGAACTCCAGGATGATGAACCTGGTGTTGACGGTTCATTTGAGTTGTCAGAATATGGGTCTAATCGATATGATAATCCCAATGGAGAGAATGGTTTGGACTCACATGGTTCCCATCCGGAAGTGGTATTGGTTAGTGTCGATGGTCATATGATGACTGCCCCAATATGTGGATCAGAGCAAAACGATGAGGAGAATGTGCAGTTAAAAAATCCTCAATTTCACCTTGGCCCAGCTGAAGGGACTGAGTTCTGTGAAGGAAATGAGTTTACTTCTGATGAAAATGCTTGGGCTGCTGATTATATTAGAAAGCTGGATGATTCAACAGATGATGTTCCATCCTGTAGTTATAACCGGAATGGGGGTGATATGACATCAGAGATTGTGGCCAAAGTTCACCAAAGAGAGGAGGTACATGTTAGATACGCAGAAGCGACCTTGGTGATTAAAGATCAAGAAAATTATGTGCAATCTGATACAGAAGAGGTTGCATCTGGCTTGAGGAGAGAGACCGTTTTCAAAAGCTGTTTGGCATTAGATCAATTTGGCCAGCAGGATGAAAATGCTGATTCGGAAGATGAAGGTTCCCCAGTGAAGGTTCAAAAATCAGCAGACGAATATAATGCAAATTGTTCAGTTGGTAATGAAAATGCACAAGAGTACATTAAGAGCCCTTGCAGCATTGATGAGTTATCTCCCCTTAGTAGGCCTACTTATTCTGATGAGAATGGATCTACAAAAGTGGAATTAGGAGGAGTTCAAGAGGTTGATGATAAAGCATCAGTGCATGTTGACACTGATTCTGGAAGTCATTCTGTTACTAATGATAATGAGACTGAAGGAAATGATGAACTCATTGAAAATTCAGTGTTGACGGATGGGGTAGATGATAGTAAACAAATTCCTGCACTTGATGATGCCAATAATCTAAGTGAGGAAATCGAACCCCAACCAACAACTTCCAATGATGAGGACCAAAGTTATTATGGGTTGG GATTTGAAATATCACTTTGTGGTCATGAGCTTAAAGTGGGTATGGGTTCAGTTGCTGCTGCTGAAACATTTGATGCACATAGGATATCCGCAGAGGAATTTAGAGCTTCTGCaccattaataataaaaaatgaaaatcttGTTGTCAAGTTCAGAGAGAGATATCTGTTGTGGGAAAAGGCCGCTCCTCTTATTCTTGGGATGGCTGTATTTGGTTTAGATTCACCTGTTAATCCCGATGATACAATTCCTGTGGAACAGGGGGATGCACTATCCAGGGATGGTGATGCTGGATCAGCTTCGTCTGGACGGAAATGGAGACTTTGGCCTATTCCTTTTCGAAGAGTAAAGACACTAGAGCACAGTACTAGTAATGCATCAAGTGATGAGATCTTTGTAGATACCGAGTCCGAGTTGCAGTCTTCTCTTTTGGATCCGAGTCCAAAATCTTATAATCCTGGGTCTCCACATAAACAATTTGTTCGAACAAATGTTCCTGGTAATGAGCAGATAGCTTCCTTGAATCTCAAAGAAGGTCAAAATTTGGTAACATTCAGCTTCTCTACAAGGGTTCTTGGAACACAACAG GTTGATGCTCACATATACTTATGGAAATGGGATGCAAAAATTGTAATTTCAGATGTAGATGGAACTATTACCAA GTCTGATGTTTTGGGGCAGTTCATGCCTTTAGTTGGGAAAGATTGGTCACAATCTGGAGTGGCAAGGCTTTTCTCAGCTATTAAG GAAAATGGTTATCAGCTGCTATTTCTGAGTGCTCGTGCAATTGTCCAAGCTTATCTAACCAGGAATTTCTTGCTTAACCTGAAACAG GATGGAAATACCTTACCAAATGGACCTGTTGTTATTTCACCTGATGGATTATTCCCTTCACTATACCGAGAAG TGATAAGAAGAGCACCTCATGAGTTCAAGATTGCTTGTCTAGAG GATATCAAAAGACTGTTCCCTGCTGATTACAATCCATTCTATGCTGGATTTGGCAATAGAGACACAGATGAACTTAGCTACAGGAAGATAGGGATTCCAAAGggcaaaatatttattattaatccTAAG GGTGAGGTAGCAATAAGTCAAAGAATTGATTCAAAATCTTACACATCATTGCACACCCTTGTCAATGACATGTTCCCACCTACTTCTTTGGTTGAGCATGAGGACTTCAACTCATGGAATTATTGGAGAGTCCCTATTCCAGATATCAATGACAATTAG
- the LOC107648702 gene encoding phosphatidate phosphatase PAH1 isoform X2 — MNVVGKVGSLITQGVYSVATPFHPFGGAVDVIVVQQQDGTFRSTPWYVRFGKFQGVLKGAEKFVRINVNGVEANFHMYLDNSGEAYFIKEVDDDKDVESSVADEDAGQSDFTHVHRLDHSISDSGVLRLKANDRPQIQRVESDLDRRYYELQDDEPGVDGSFELSEYGSNRYDNPNGENGLDSHGSHPEVVLVSVDGHMMTAPICGSEQNDEENVQLKNPQFHLGPAEGTEFCEGNEFTSDENAWAADYIRKLDDSTDDVPSCSYNRNGGDMTSEIVAKVHQREEVHVRYAEATLVIKDQENYVQSDTEEVASGLRRETVFKSCLALDQFGQQDENADSEDEGSPVKVQKSADEYNANCSVGNENAQEYIKSPCSIDELSPLSRPTYSDENGSTKVELGGVQEVDDKASVHVDTDSGSHSVTNDNETEGNDELIENSVLTDGVDDSKQIPALDDANNLSEEIEPQPTTSNDEDQSYYGLGFEISLCGHELKVGMGSVAAAETFDAHRISAEEFRASAPLIIKNENLVVKFRERYLLWEKAAPLILGMAVFGLDSPVNPDDTIPVEQGDALSRDGDAGSASSGRKWRLWPIPFRRVKTLEHSTSNASSDEIFVDTESELQSSLLDPSPKSYNPGSPHKQFVRTNVPGNEQIASLNLKEGQNLVTFSFSTRVLGTQQVDAHIYLWKWDAKIVISDVDGTITKPTLCRLKSKRYYMIAFRYFFYNKKKAAARLEGRVSLWFQNHH; from the exons ATGAATGTGGTGGGAAAAGTTGGAAGCTTGATCACACAAGGTGTCTATTCAGTTGCTACCCCTTTTCATCCCTTTGGTGGTGCTGTTGATGTCATTGTTGTTCAGCAACAAGATGGTACATTTCGGAGCACGCCGTGGTATGTTCGGTTTGGTAAATTCCAGGGTGTTCTTAAAGGCGCTGAAAAGTTTGTTCGTATAAATGTCAATGGGGTTGAAGCAAACTTCCATATGTATCTTGACAATTCAGGAGAGGCTTATTTTATAAAGGAGGTGGATGATGATAAGGACGTTGAGTCAAGTGTGGCTGATGAAGATGCAGGTCAATCTGATTTTACTCATGTCCATAGACTTGACCATAGTATCTCTGATTCGGGGGTGCTTCGGTTAAAGGCTAATGATCGACCTCAAATACAAAGGGTGGAATCTGATCTTGATAGGAGATATTATGAACTCCAGGATGATGAACCTGGTGTTGACGGTTCATTTGAGTTGTCAGAATATGGGTCTAATCGATATGATAATCCCAATGGAGAGAATGGTTTGGACTCACATGGTTCCCATCCGGAAGTGGTATTGGTTAGTGTCGATGGTCATATGATGACTGCCCCAATATGTGGATCAGAGCAAAACGATGAGGAGAATGTGCAGTTAAAAAATCCTCAATTTCACCTTGGCCCAGCTGAAGGGACTGAGTTCTGTGAAGGAAATGAGTTTACTTCTGATGAAAATGCTTGGGCTGCTGATTATATTAGAAAGCTGGATGATTCAACAGATGATGTTCCATCCTGTAGTTATAACCGGAATGGGGGTGATATGACATCAGAGATTGTGGCCAAAGTTCACCAAAGAGAGGAGGTACATGTTAGATACGCAGAAGCGACCTTGGTGATTAAAGATCAAGAAAATTATGTGCAATCTGATACAGAAGAGGTTGCATCTGGCTTGAGGAGAGAGACCGTTTTCAAAAGCTGTTTGGCATTAGATCAATTTGGCCAGCAGGATGAAAATGCTGATTCGGAAGATGAAGGTTCCCCAGTGAAGGTTCAAAAATCAGCAGACGAATATAATGCAAATTGTTCAGTTGGTAATGAAAATGCACAAGAGTACATTAAGAGCCCTTGCAGCATTGATGAGTTATCTCCCCTTAGTAGGCCTACTTATTCTGATGAGAATGGATCTACAAAAGTGGAATTAGGAGGAGTTCAAGAGGTTGATGATAAAGCATCAGTGCATGTTGACACTGATTCTGGAAGTCATTCTGTTACTAATGATAATGAGACTGAAGGAAATGATGAACTCATTGAAAATTCAGTGTTGACGGATGGGGTAGATGATAGTAAACAAATTCCTGCACTTGATGATGCCAATAATCTAAGTGAGGAAATCGAACCCCAACCAACAACTTCCAATGATGAGGACCAAAGTTATTATGGGTTGG GATTTGAAATATCACTTTGTGGTCATGAGCTTAAAGTGGGTATGGGTTCAGTTGCTGCTGCTGAAACATTTGATGCACATAGGATATCCGCAGAGGAATTTAGAGCTTCTGCaccattaataataaaaaatgaaaatcttGTTGTCAAGTTCAGAGAGAGATATCTGTTGTGGGAAAAGGCCGCTCCTCTTATTCTTGGGATGGCTGTATTTGGTTTAGATTCACCTGTTAATCCCGATGATACAATTCCTGTGGAACAGGGGGATGCACTATCCAGGGATGGTGATGCTGGATCAGCTTCGTCTGGACGGAAATGGAGACTTTGGCCTATTCCTTTTCGAAGAGTAAAGACACTAGAGCACAGTACTAGTAATGCATCAAGTGATGAGATCTTTGTAGATACCGAGTCCGAGTTGCAGTCTTCTCTTTTGGATCCGAGTCCAAAATCTTATAATCCTGGGTCTCCACATAAACAATTTGTTCGAACAAATGTTCCTGGTAATGAGCAGATAGCTTCCTTGAATCTCAAAGAAGGTCAAAATTTGGTAACATTCAGCTTCTCTACAAGGGTTCTTGGAACACAACAG GTTGATGCTCACATATACTTATGGAAATGGGATGCAAAAATTGTAATTTCAGATGTAGATGGAACTATTACCAA GCCTACATTATGTAGATTGAAAAGCAAAAGATATTACATGATTGCCTTTCGCTATTTTTTCTATAACAAGAAAAAAGCTGCTGCAAGATTAGAGGGAAGAGTTTCATTATGGTTTCAGAATCACCATTAA
- the LOC107648704 gene encoding uncharacterized protein LOC107648704 → TIKWVLWGVGAERKFFLPWHVKEYHQAGRGGEEDDHPHLHDSSSDDAAAAHHDAVAAEPSAASHPSLGDRSIFDRPQPSSASGLPSAFDAFSELFMFKMLLDGLN, encoded by the exons ACGATAAAGTGGGTGTTGTGGGGAGTGGGAGCAGAAAGGAAGTTCTTCCTTCCATGGCATGTGAAGGAGTATCATCAAGCTGGAAGAGGTGGAGAAGAAGATGATCACCCCCACCTCCATGATTCTTCTTCCGACGACGCCGCCGCCGCCCACCACGATGCCGTCGCTGCCGAACCCTCAGCGGCGTCCCACCCATCACTGGGCGACAGATCCATCTTCGACCGCCCCCAACCTTCCTCCGCTAGCGGTCTTCCTTCTGCATTCGATGCATTCTCCGAA TTGTTTATGTTCAAAATGCTTCTGGATGGCCTCAATTGA